The Kaustia mangrovi genome has a segment encoding these proteins:
- a CDS encoding TRAP transporter substrate-binding protein, translating into MMKRICTALAAVLALTCAAEAKTLVMQSVYPSSLPLLGESGVGLTEKVDELTGGELKIEFNEPGAIVGGNEMWDAISTGAVDAGWYSPGFAQGIIPSAAIFTAVPFGPDIREYTAWWYYGGGKEIWADITKPYNIHTELCAILVPEASGWFAKEINKPEDLQGIKMRIFGLGAAVMAKLGVQAQSMPVADTMTGLRLGTIDAAEVSFPLIDESVGMNEYASHYYFPGWHQQTSLITFIVNQDVWDGLSEQQRAVIKTACAANVAMTSAEGEAKQIEPLETLKKEGVKVHMWNDEMMAAFRKAWDEVVAEQTAADPDFKRAWESLSKFRENFKTWSDIGYLQ; encoded by the coding sequence ATGATGAAACGGATCTGCACGGCCCTCGCGGCCGTTCTGGCGCTGACCTGCGCCGCCGAGGCGAAGACGCTGGTGATGCAGAGCGTCTATCCCTCGTCCCTGCCGCTTCTGGGCGAGAGCGGCGTCGGCCTCACGGAGAAGGTCGACGAGCTGACCGGCGGCGAACTCAAGATCGAGTTCAACGAGCCCGGCGCCATTGTCGGCGGCAACGAGATGTGGGACGCGATCTCCACCGGCGCGGTGGATGCCGGCTGGTACAGCCCCGGCTTCGCGCAGGGCATCATCCCGTCCGCGGCGATCTTCACCGCCGTCCCCTTCGGGCCCGACATCCGCGAATATACGGCGTGGTGGTACTATGGCGGCGGCAAGGAGATCTGGGCCGACATCACCAAGCCCTACAACATCCACACCGAGCTCTGCGCCATCCTGGTGCCGGAGGCCTCCGGCTGGTTCGCCAAGGAGATCAACAAGCCGGAAGACCTCCAGGGTATCAAGATGCGCATCTTCGGCCTCGGCGCGGCGGTCATGGCCAAGCTCGGCGTGCAGGCGCAGTCCATGCCGGTGGCCGATACGATGACCGGCCTGCGGCTCGGCACGATCGACGCCGCGGAGGTCTCCTTCCCGCTGATCGACGAATCGGTGGGCATGAACGAATACGCCTCCCACTACTATTTCCCGGGCTGGCACCAGCAGACCTCGCTCATCACCTTCATCGTCAACCAGGATGTCTGGGACGGGCTGAGCGAGCAGCAGCGTGCGGTGATCAAGACGGCCTGCGCGGCCAATGTCGCCATGACGTCCGCGGAGGGAGAGGCCAAGCAGATCGAGCCGCTGGAGACGCTGAAGAAGGAAGGCGTGAAGGTTCACATGTGGAACGACGAGATGATGGCCGCGTTCCGCAAGGCGTGGGACGAGGTGGTCGCCGAGCAGACCGCCGCCGATCCCGACTTCAAGCGCGCCTGGGAGAGCCTCTCCAAGTTCCGCGAGAACTTCAAGACGTGGTCCGACATCGGCTATCTGCAGTAA
- a CDS encoding ABC transporter permease yields the protein MESAAYRIARVALAGLAGLILLYLILPAFVVVPLSFSGQNYLSFPPESWSLKWYHRMAENSAWLDAVINSLLIGVPTAVLSMVLGTLAAITVTRGGFSWAGMASAIVVAPMMMPHVILAIGLYPVMLDLGLLRSHFAAIIGHTAIGFPLVFITVSASLTGYSGALELAAMTLGANLWQTFWKVTFPMIRIGVIVGGILAFATSFDELMLSLFLTGASTRTLPRLIWEQLSDFLTPTIAAVATLVFAFTLVMLAVVALLQWSAARRTGGAHG from the coding sequence ATGGAAAGCGCAGCATACAGGATCGCGCGGGTGGCGCTTGCCGGCCTTGCAGGCCTGATCCTCCTCTATCTCATCCTGCCGGCCTTCGTGGTCGTGCCGCTCTCGTTCAGCGGGCAGAACTATCTCTCCTTTCCGCCGGAGAGCTGGTCGCTCAAATGGTATCACCGCATGGCGGAGAACTCCGCCTGGCTCGACGCGGTGATCAACAGCCTGCTGATCGGCGTGCCGACCGCGGTCCTCTCCATGGTGCTCGGCACGCTGGCGGCCATCACGGTGACGCGCGGCGGGTTCTCCTGGGCCGGCATGGCCTCCGCCATCGTCGTGGCGCCGATGATGATGCCGCATGTGATCCTCGCCATCGGGCTCTATCCGGTCATGCTGGATCTCGGCCTGCTGCGCAGCCATTTCGCGGCGATCATCGGCCATACCGCGATCGGGTTTCCCCTTGTCTTCATCACTGTCTCGGCCTCGCTGACGGGCTATTCCGGCGCGCTTGAGCTCGCCGCCATGACGCTCGGGGCCAATCTCTGGCAGACCTTCTGGAAGGTGACGTTTCCGATGATACGAATTGGCGTGATCGTGGGCGGCATCCTCGCCTTCGCCACCTCCTTCGATGAGCTGATGCTCTCGCTGTTCCTCACCGGCGCCTCGACGCGGACGCTGCCGCGGCTGATCTGGGAACAGCTCTCCGATTTCCTGACCCCCACCATCGCGGCGGTCGCCACGCTCGTCTTCGCCTTCACGCTGGTGATGCTGGCGGTTGTGGCCCTGCTGCAATGGTCGGCGGCTCGGCGCACGGGAGGCGCCCATGGCTGA
- a CDS encoding acyl-CoA synthetase gives MSPATENRDTALPWSTRSSNIAHFLTRNARRLADRPAIVWGDRRWSWQELDARVSALAAAMRARFGLKHGDRVLVQSPNNNQITEIMLACFRLGAVWVPSNFRQGPEEVAYLGEKADVSLVFCEAGFPGHAEACARAVPDLAGTVCIGEGDFGTSYEALIADHAGTDMPNADVDRDDPCWLFFTSGSTGRPKAVVLTHGQLTFTIVNHLNDLMPGTGADDVSLVVAPLSHGAGMHQLTQIAAGAASVLLPPGRFDPEVAWELVARHGVTNMFTVPTIVKMLVEHPAVDAFDHSSLRYVVYAGAPMYREDQKYALGKLGHVLVQYFGLGEVTGAITVLPPGDHHVEDGPKARIGTCGIERTGLHVTIQDEDGRHLAPFETGEICVTGPAVCAGYYKDDEANAKAFRDGWFRTGDLGHMDREGYLYITGRASDMFISGGSNVYPREIEEVMLTHPALREVAIIGVPHGKWGEVGLAVCVTHPGETVTQAELAAMLESRLARYKQPHHYVFLDEMPKTGYGKITKKLVREELAARGLLPTGETAP, from the coding sequence ATGAGCCCGGCGACAGAAAACCGCGATACCGCCCTGCCCTGGTCGACGCGGTCGTCCAACATAGCGCATTTCCTCACGCGCAATGCGCGCCGCCTCGCCGACCGGCCCGCCATCGTGTGGGGCGACCGGCGCTGGAGCTGGCAGGAGCTCGACGCCCGCGTCTCCGCGCTCGCCGCCGCCATGCGCGCCCGGTTCGGACTGAAGCACGGCGACCGGGTCCTGGTCCAGTCGCCCAACAACAACCAGATCACCGAGATCATGCTCGCCTGCTTCCGGCTGGGGGCGGTCTGGGTTCCGTCGAACTTCCGCCAGGGGCCCGAGGAGGTCGCCTATCTGGGCGAGAAGGCGGACGTCTCGCTCGTCTTCTGCGAGGCGGGCTTCCCCGGCCATGCGGAGGCCTGCGCCAGGGCCGTCCCGGACCTCGCCGGCACGGTGTGCATCGGCGAAGGCGATTTCGGCACGTCCTACGAGGCGCTCATCGCCGATCATGCCGGAACGGACATGCCCAATGCCGATGTCGACCGCGACGATCCCTGCTGGCTGTTCTTCACCTCCGGCTCCACCGGGCGCCCCAAGGCGGTGGTGCTGACCCACGGCCAGCTCACCTTCACCATCGTCAACCATCTCAACGACCTCATGCCGGGCACGGGGGCAGACGATGTCAGCCTCGTCGTCGCCCCGCTCTCTCACGGGGCCGGCATGCACCAGCTCACACAGATCGCGGCGGGCGCGGCAAGCGTGCTCCTGCCCCCCGGCCGGTTCGACCCGGAGGTGGCCTGGGAGCTCGTCGCGCGCCACGGGGTGACCAACATGTTCACCGTGCCCACCATCGTGAAGATGCTGGTGGAGCACCCGGCCGTCGACGCGTTCGACCATTCGAGCCTGCGCTATGTGGTCTATGCCGGCGCGCCCATGTACCGGGAGGACCAGAAATATGCGCTCGGCAAGCTCGGCCACGTCCTCGTCCAGTATTTCGGCCTCGGCGAGGTGACCGGCGCGATCACCGTCCTGCCGCCCGGCGACCACCATGTCGAGGACGGTCCCAAGGCCCGCATCGGCACCTGCGGCATCGAGCGCACGGGCCTCCATGTCACGATCCAGGACGAGGACGGCCGCCACCTTGCCCCCTTCGAGACGGGCGAGATCTGCGTCACGGGCCCCGCCGTGTGCGCCGGCTACTACAAGGACGACGAGGCCAACGCCAAGGCGTTCCGCGACGGCTGGTTCCGCACGGGCGATCTCGGCCACATGGACCGGGAGGGCTATCTCTACATCACCGGCCGGGCCTCCGACATGTTCATCTCCGGCGGCTCCAACGTCTATCCGCGCGAGATCGAGGAGGTGATGCTCACCCATCCCGCGCTGCGCGAGGTCGCAATCATCGGCGTCCCCCACGGCAAATGGGGCGAGGTCGGCCTCGCGGTCTGCGTGACCCATCCCGGCGAGACGGTCACGCAGGCCGAGCTCGCCGCGATGCTGGAGAGCAGGCTCGCGCGCTACAAGCAGCCGCACCACTATGTCTTCCTCGACGAGATGCCGAAGACCGGTTACGGCAAGATCACCAAGAAGCTGGTGCGCGAGGAGCTTGCAGCCCGCGGCCTGCTGCCGACAGGGGAGACCGCGCCATGA
- a CDS encoding acetyl-CoA acetyltransferase — protein sequence MQHAQIVGWAHGKFGKSEAPGLEALMAGVIPEALDHADIAAVDIDGVFVGVFNNGFSAQAFEGALAGMALDELAATPAVRMENACATGSAALYAAMDFIAAGRGEIALVVGAEKMTAVPTERAGDIMLSGSYRAEEGDVDGGFAGIFGRIADSYFQAHGDRSEELAMIAAKNHRHGMLNPYAHLHKDLGTAFCNTVSDRNPLVAGPLRRTDCSLISDGAAALVVASPEAAASMARAIGFRARNQVNDVLALSRRDPTEFAGARGAWRASLEEAGVTLDDLDLVETHDCFTIAELIEYEAMGLAERGKAGDIIRDGVTTREGRLPVNPSGGLKSRGHPLGATGVSQHVMAAMQLAGDAGDMQIDDAELAAVFNMGGAAVANYVSIMERVK from the coding sequence ATGCAGCATGCACAGATCGTGGGCTGGGCCCACGGCAAGTTCGGAAAGTCGGAAGCCCCCGGCCTCGAGGCGCTCATGGCGGGCGTGATCCCGGAGGCCCTGGACCATGCCGATATCGCCGCCGTCGACATAGACGGCGTGTTCGTCGGCGTCTTCAACAACGGCTTCTCCGCGCAGGCCTTCGAGGGCGCGCTTGCGGGCATGGCGCTCGACGAGCTCGCCGCCACCCCTGCGGTGCGGATGGAGAATGCCTGCGCTACGGGTTCCGCCGCCCTCTATGCCGCGATGGACTTCATCGCCGCGGGCCGCGGCGAGATCGCGCTGGTGGTCGGCGCGGAGAAGATGACCGCCGTGCCGACGGAGCGGGCCGGCGACATCATGCTGAGCGGGTCCTACCGCGCCGAGGAAGGCGATGTGGATGGCGGCTTCGCCGGCATTTTCGGGCGAATCGCGGACAGCTACTTCCAGGCCCATGGCGACCGGTCCGAAGAGCTCGCCATGATCGCGGCCAAGAACCACCGCCACGGCATGCTCAACCCCTATGCCCATCTGCACAAGGATCTCGGCACCGCGTTCTGCAACACCGTCAGCGACAGGAACCCGCTGGTGGCGGGTCCCTTGCGGCGCACGGACTGCTCGCTCATCTCCGACGGCGCCGCCGCCCTCGTCGTCGCCTCCCCCGAGGCGGCCGCCAGCATGGCGCGCGCCATCGGCTTCCGGGCGCGCAACCAGGTCAACGACGTGCTCGCCCTGTCGCGCCGCGACCCGACCGAGTTCGCCGGCGCCCGCGGCGCCTGGAGGGCGTCGCTGGAGGAGGCCGGCGTGACGCTGGACGATCTCGACCTCGTGGAGACCCATGACTGCTTCACCATCGCCGAGCTGATCGAATACGAGGCGATGGGACTCGCCGAGCGCGGCAAGGCCGGCGATATCATCCGCGACGGGGTCACGACGCGCGAGGGCCGCCTGCCCGTGAACCCGTCGGGCGGGCTGAAGTCGCGCGGCCATCCCCTCGGCGCCACCGGCGTGTCCCAGCACGTCATGGCCGCGATGCAGCTCGCGGGCGATGCCGGCGACATGCAGATCGACGACGCGGAGCTCGCCGCCGTCTTCAACATGGGCGGCGCCGCCGTCGCCAACTATGTCTCGATCATGGAGCGCGTGAAATGA
- a CDS encoding ABC transporter ATP-binding protein encodes MADHGARLVLRDVAKRYGDVTALEPTSIEIEPGEFFSLIGPSGSGKSTLLGAVAGFIPPTGGHIEIDGDDVVSMPPFRRNIGMVFQNYALFPHMSVFDNVAFPLRLRKMAARDVRERVERMLATVRLPDMGKRAIGQLSGGQQQRVALARAAVYDPRILLMDEPLGALDKNLREEMQFEIKAFHRQIRATILYVTHDQDEAATMSDRIAIMNGGRIIQHGRPRELYEHPRNAFVASFLGDANLFEVDAASPAGDGLARVDIGGDVALKAAAPPGAGAVGGGSHVICVRPESIAIAEGTLTGEVACSNRIGGTVADAVYTAGTVRYRVKLDEARSVTVRLASQRQVELFDVGRPVTLTWPAADTLLIPKE; translated from the coding sequence ATGGCTGACCACGGTGCGCGCCTCGTCCTGCGCGACGTCGCCAAGCGCTATGGCGACGTGACGGCGCTCGAACCCACCTCCATCGAGATCGAGCCCGGCGAGTTCTTCTCGCTGATCGGGCCGAGCGGGTCCGGCAAGTCCACGCTGCTCGGTGCGGTGGCGGGCTTCATTCCCCCGACGGGCGGCCATATCGAGATCGATGGCGACGACGTCGTCTCCATGCCGCCCTTCCGGCGCAATATCGGGATGGTGTTCCAGAACTATGCGCTGTTCCCGCACATGTCGGTGTTCGACAATGTCGCCTTCCCCCTGAGGCTGCGCAAGATGGCCGCGCGGGATGTGCGCGAGCGGGTCGAGCGCATGCTGGCGACGGTGCGCCTGCCGGATATGGGCAAGCGCGCCATCGGTCAGCTCTCCGGTGGCCAGCAGCAGCGTGTGGCGCTTGCCCGCGCCGCCGTCTACGACCCCCGGATCCTGCTGATGGACGAGCCGCTGGGCGCGCTCGACAAGAACCTGCGCGAGGAGATGCAGTTCGAGATCAAGGCGTTCCACCGCCAGATCCGCGCCACGATCCTCTATGTCACCCACGATCAGGACGAGGCGGCGACCATGTCCGACCGCATCGCCATCATGAATGGCGGGCGCATCATCCAGCATGGCCGTCCGCGCGAGCTCTACGAGCACCCGCGCAACGCCTTCGTGGCGAGCTTCCTCGGCGATGCCAACCTGTTCGAGGTGGATGCCGCCTCGCCGGCGGGCGACGGGTTGGCGCGCGTCGATATCGGGGGCGACGTGGCGCTCAAGGCGGCCGCACCGCCCGGCGCCGGCGCGGTCGGGGGCGGCAGCCACGTCATCTGCGTGCGCCCGGAATCCATCGCCATCGCGGAGGGGACGCTGACCGGCGAGGTCGCGTGCTCCAACCGGATCGGCGGAACGGTCGCCGACGCCGTCTATACGGCCGGCACGGTGCGCTATCGCGTGAAGCTGGACGAGGCGCGCTCGGTCACGGTCCGGCTGGCCTCCCAGCGCCAGGTGGAACTGTTCGATGTGGGCCGGCCGGTCACCCTGACCTGGCCTGCCGCGGATACGTTGCTGATCCCCAAGGAGTAG
- a CDS encoding SDR family NAD(P)-dependent oxidoreductase, with translation MGVLDNKIALITGSGDGMGRAHALLMAERGADIVVSDIREDAAHETAELVLAKGRRAHVGVVDMADVAAVRAMVGEAAVTLGGIDILVNNAGFGQRAQTEEITEEDFGRMFDVHVRGSFFCTQAVLPAMKERRYGKIVNISSIWGMAGAPVAPHYCAAKAALLGFTKAWAKELAPWNIHVNAVAPGGVRSGGPVKLDNTEILKAKEEKVPLKRYCEPVEMSYAVAYLASPEADFVTGQVLSPNGGETIVGY, from the coding sequence ATGGGAGTGCTGGATAACAAGATTGCCCTGATCACCGGTTCGGGCGACGGCATGGGACGGGCCCATGCGCTGCTCATGGCCGAGCGTGGCGCCGATATCGTCGTCTCCGATATCCGCGAGGATGCCGCGCACGAGACGGCCGAGCTGGTCCTCGCCAAGGGGCGCCGCGCCCATGTCGGCGTGGTCGACATGGCCGATGTCGCGGCGGTCAGGGCCATGGTCGGCGAGGCGGCGGTCACGCTGGGGGGCATCGACATCCTCGTCAACAATGCGGGCTTCGGACAGCGCGCGCAGACGGAGGAGATCACCGAGGAGGACTTCGGCCGGATGTTCGACGTCCATGTGCGCGGCTCGTTCTTCTGCACACAGGCCGTCCTGCCGGCCATGAAGGAGAGGCGCTACGGCAAGATCGTGAACATCTCCTCCATCTGGGGCATGGCGGGCGCGCCGGTCGCGCCGCATTACTGCGCCGCCAAGGCCGCGCTGCTCGGTTTCACCAAGGCATGGGCCAAGGAGCTCGCGCCCTGGAACATCCACGTCAACGCCGTCGCGCCGGGCGGCGTGCGCTCCGGCGGGCCGGTCAAGCTCGACAATACGGAGATCCTCAAGGCGAAGGAGGAGAAGGTGCCGCTGAAGCGCTATTGCGAGCCCGTCGAAATGTCTTACGCCGTGGCCTATCTGGCGTCGCCCGAGGCCGATTTCGTCACCGGACAGGTGCTCAGCCCCAATGGGGGCGAGACCATTGTCGGCTACTGA
- a CDS encoding ABC transporter permease — MLSRNRDNRPGAWTATTGYRWLIVPPALFLALFFFWPLVLVVARGFTDPVPGFQNYARITESSLYVHVLYNTVETTLIVTLLCLVIAYPVAYVMSSARGTRLQVMAAFVIIPLWTSAVIRSYSWMVVFQRKGVLNDAFVALGVADEPFRFIPGTLAVNVGMVHIMLPFMILPLVANMRAIDRSLIRAAEVMGANPLIAFAKVFLPLSVPGISAGSAVVFMLSLGFFITPALLGGPKHLMAAVLIEQQANVFFDWGLASSLATLLLVITLVIYALYVRVTGGAAGGFAKGA, encoded by the coding sequence TTGCTGTCGAGAAACAGAGACAACAGGCCCGGAGCATGGACGGCGACGACCGGCTATCGCTGGCTGATCGTGCCGCCCGCCCTGTTCCTCGCCCTGTTCTTCTTCTGGCCGCTTGTCCTGGTGGTCGCGCGCGGCTTCACGGACCCGGTGCCGGGGTTTCAGAATTATGCGCGCATCACCGAGAGCAGCCTCTATGTCCATGTGCTCTACAACACCGTGGAGACGACGCTGATCGTCACGCTGCTCTGTCTCGTGATCGCCTATCCGGTGGCCTATGTGATGTCGTCGGCACGCGGCACGCGGCTCCAGGTCATGGCGGCCTTCGTCATTATCCCGCTGTGGACCAGTGCGGTGATCCGGTCTTACTCCTGGATGGTCGTCTTCCAGCGAAAGGGCGTACTGAACGACGCCTTCGTGGCGCTTGGCGTGGCCGACGAGCCGTTCCGCTTCATCCCCGGGACGCTCGCGGTCAATGTCGGCATGGTGCATATCATGCTGCCGTTCATGATCCTGCCGCTAGTGGCCAATATGCGCGCCATCGACCGCTCGCTGATCCGTGCCGCGGAGGTGATGGGCGCCAACCCGCTGATCGCCTTCGCGAAAGTGTTCCTGCCGCTCTCCGTGCCCGGCATCAGCGCGGGCTCGGCGGTGGTGTTCATGCTGTCGCTCGGCTTCTTCATCACGCCCGCCCTGCTCGGCGGCCCGAAGCACCTCATGGCGGCGGTGCTGATCGAGCAGCAGGCGAATGTGTTCTTCGACTGGGGGCTCGCCTCGTCGCTGGCGACCCTGCTGCTCGTCATCACGCTGGTGATCTATGCGCTCTATGTGCGCGTCACCGGCGGCGCTGCCGGCGGCTTCGCGAAGGGGGCGTGA
- a CDS encoding IclR family transcriptional regulator — translation MDTATQHRDAESGGAQSVDRALGLLSLVARAGGKPVPIGALVEQSGLSRPTVRRMLLALMRAGLVEQDDVTRSYALGPESYVIGLMASRRFNLLDVSMDSLMALSAESGDTSFLSVRRGNQSVCLHREDGAFPIRTQALQAGERHPLGVGAGGMAILACLPDAEAGEIIAENAAILARDYPNYSPDLLHRHIGETRARGWALNPGLYLANSWAVGMALHAPDGQVIGALSIAALDSRMQPERQRELAALMTREARAVEHKLSRRLNFENPCTP, via the coding sequence ATGGATACTGCGACGCAACATAGGGACGCCGAGAGCGGCGGGGCGCAGAGCGTCGACCGGGCCCTTGGGCTGTTGTCGCTGGTCGCACGCGCCGGCGGAAAGCCGGTCCCGATCGGCGCCCTGGTCGAACAAAGCGGGCTGAGCCGCCCGACCGTGCGGCGCATGCTGCTGGCGCTCATGCGAGCCGGCCTCGTCGAGCAGGACGACGTCACGCGCAGCTACGCGCTCGGGCCGGAAAGCTATGTGATCGGCCTCATGGCAAGCCGCCGGTTCAACCTGCTGGACGTGTCGATGGACAGTCTCATGGCCCTGTCGGCGGAAAGCGGCGACACGAGCTTCCTGTCGGTGCGCCGGGGCAACCAGTCGGTCTGCCTGCACCGCGAGGACGGCGCCTTTCCGATCCGGACCCAGGCGCTGCAGGCCGGCGAGCGACACCCGCTCGGCGTCGGCGCCGGCGGGATGGCGATCCTCGCCTGCCTCCCCGACGCGGAGGCCGGCGAGATCATCGCGGAGAACGCGGCCATCCTCGCCCGCGACTATCCCAACTATTCGCCGGACCTGCTGCACCGGCACATAGGCGAGACGCGCGCGCGCGGCTGGGCGCTCAATCCGGGCCTCTACCTGGCCAATTCATGGGCGGTGGGCATGGCGCTCCATGCGCCCGACGGGCAGGTCATCGGCGCCCTGTCCATCGCCGCGCTCGACAGCCGAATGCAGCCCGAGCGCCAGCGCGAGCTGGCCGCGCTCATGACACGCGAGGCCCGCGCGGTGGAGCACAAGCTCAGCCGCCGGCTGAATTTCGAGAACCCCTGCACACCATAA
- a CDS encoding NADPH-dependent FMN reductase, whose translation MGVQPGIGDTAFVMETTSRQPFILGIGGTSRRGSATERVLQISLEAAREEGAETALVAGDDLKLPMYAPGVSDRTPEAARLVSLFRKCDGVIIASPAYHGSLSGLLKNALDYTEDLRGDERVYFDGCAVGCICCAGGWQAGGQTLAALRAIAHALRGWPTPLGAVVNTSLPVFGEDGSLADGQAVSQLRTVGWQVTHFARMARHYREAGR comes from the coding sequence ATGGGTGTCCAACCTGGCATAGGCGATACGGCGTTCGTCATGGAAACGACCTCGCGGCAGCCCTTCATCCTCGGCATAGGCGGGACGAGCCGGCGCGGCTCGGCCACCGAGCGCGTGCTCCAGATCAGCCTGGAGGCGGCGCGCGAGGAGGGGGCGGAAACCGCCCTCGTGGCCGGCGACGATCTCAAGCTGCCCATGTATGCGCCGGGCGTGTCCGACCGGACACCGGAGGCGGCAAGGCTCGTCTCGCTGTTCCGCAAATGCGACGGCGTCATCATCGCCTCGCCGGCCTATCACGGTTCGCTGTCGGGTCTGCTGAAGAACGCGCTCGACTATACGGAGGATCTGCGCGGCGACGAGCGGGTCTATTTCGATGGGTGCGCGGTCGGCTGCATCTGCTGCGCGGGCGGCTGGCAGGCGGGTGGCCAGACGCTCGCGGCCCTGCGCGCCATCGCGCATGCGCTGAGGGGATGGCCGACGCCGCTCGGCGCGGTGGTCAACACCTCCCTGCCGGTGTTCGGCGAGGATGGCAGCCTGGCCGACGGCCAGGCGGTCTCCCAGCTCAGGACGGTGGGCTGGCAGGTCACGCACTTTGCGCGCATGGCCAGGCACTATCGCGAGGCCGGCCGGTAG
- a CDS encoding SDR family NAD(P)-dependent oxidoreductase: protein MPSDPIGLDGKVAWITGSGRGMGRAHALLMARRGADIVVHDVLEDEAGETADAVRGLGRRAMVSHASVDDPRAMADLVAEIGTTLGPVDILVNNAGIGEHAAIEEIDEARYQRMFDIHVKGSFFCGQAVIPVMKERRSGKIVNISSIWGMNGHETASHYCAAKTALLGLTKAWAKELASWNIHVNAVCPGGVVTEMPVKVQGWDKIREKEKRVPLGRWAQPEEIAYAVAFLASGQADFITGQAISPNGGETIVGF from the coding sequence ATGCCAAGCGATCCGATCGGACTGGACGGCAAGGTGGCCTGGATCACCGGCTCCGGCCGCGGTATGGGGCGGGCCCATGCGCTGCTCATGGCCAGGCGCGGGGCCGACATCGTGGTCCACGACGTCCTTGAGGACGAGGCGGGCGAGACGGCCGACGCCGTGCGCGGGCTGGGCCGGCGGGCCATGGTGTCCCACGCCAGCGTCGACGATCCGCGCGCCATGGCCGACTTGGTCGCCGAGATCGGCACGACCCTCGGCCCGGTCGACATTCTCGTCAACAATGCCGGCATCGGCGAGCACGCCGCGATCGAGGAGATCGACGAGGCGCGCTACCAGCGCATGTTCGATATTCACGTCAAGGGCTCGTTCTTCTGCGGGCAGGCCGTCATTCCCGTCATGAAGGAGCGCCGGTCCGGCAAGATCGTCAACATCTCCTCCATATGGGGCATGAACGGCCACGAGACGGCCTCTCATTACTGCGCGGCCAAGACGGCGCTTCTCGGGCTCACCAAGGCGTGGGCGAAGGAGCTCGCGTCCTGGAACATCCATGTCAACGCGGTCTGCCCCGGCGGCGTCGTCACCGAGATGCCGGTGAAGGTGCAAGGCTGGGACAAGATCCGCGAGAAGGAGAAGCGCGTGCCGCTCGGGCGCTGGGCGCAACCGGAGGAGATCGCCTATGCGGTGGCCTTCCTGGCGTCCGGACAGGCGGACTTCATCACCGGCCAGGCCATCAGCCCCAATGGCGGCGAGACAATCGTCGGATTCTGA
- a CDS encoding LLM class flavin-dependent oxidoreductase, producing the protein MTQRDRSRTPREIYAETADQVRLVEELGFETAWFAEHHFSNYCLCPSPLTMATYMAGQTSRIKLGPAVFVVPLYEPIRMLEDIGMADQLSGGRIVLGFGTGYQEYEFHKFGVDLKQGREIFLETLDFVDAYLAGDPLTFRGEHIAMPETSFSVRTLQKRPEIYIAGMAGDVDTQRRAVERGYVPFFTTGWNTVEVIGQIRAKVQETYRLAGGDPASMPFALQRYVFVTDDRDEALRAADGARYVRRIAMAMRQGYGELDGAFLKETPAADEPPLEEIVEHTLIGDAETVAEKLVRDIEALQPSHMSCFMAIPGISQDRVLKSMERFGKEVLPMVEKRVGDLGKVGVPVPGARAA; encoded by the coding sequence ATGACCCAGCGCGATCGCTCCAGGACGCCGCGCGAGATCTATGCGGAGACCGCCGACCAGGTCCGGCTCGTGGAGGAGCTCGGCTTCGAGACCGCCTGGTTCGCCGAGCATCACTTCTCCAATTACTGCCTGTGCCCCTCGCCACTCACCATGGCGACCTACATGGCCGGGCAGACGAGCCGGATCAAGCTCGGCCCGGCGGTGTTCGTCGTGCCGCTCTACGAGCCGATCCGCATGCTGGAGGATATCGGCATGGCCGACCAGCTCTCCGGCGGGCGTATCGTTCTCGGTTTCGGCACGGGGTATCAGGAGTACGAGTTCCACAAGTTCGGCGTCGACCTCAAGCAGGGCCGGGAGATCTTCCTGGAGACGCTGGACTTCGTGGATGCCTATCTCGCCGGCGACCCGCTGACCTTCAGGGGCGAGCATATCGCGATGCCGGAGACCAGCTTCTCCGTGCGCACGCTCCAGAAGCGCCCGGAGATCTACATCGCCGGCATGGCGGGCGATGTCGATACCCAGCGGCGCGCGGTCGAGCGCGGCTATGTGCCGTTCTTCACCACGGGCTGGAACACGGTGGAGGTCATCGGCCAGATCCGCGCCAAGGTGCAGGAGACCTATCGTCTTGCCGGCGGCGACCCGGCCAGCATGCCCTTCGCGCTGCAGCGCTACGTGTTCGTCACCGACGACCGTGACGAGGCGCTCAGGGCGGCCGACGGCGCGCGCTACGTCCGGCGCATCGCCATGGCGATGCGGCAGGGCTATGGCGAGCTCGACGGGGCGTTCCTCAAGGAGACGCCGGCTGCCGACGAGCCGCCGCTGGAGGAGATCGTCGAGCACACGCTGATCGGCGATGCGGAGACGGTCGCGGAGAAGCTGGTGCGCGATATCGAGGCGCTCCAGCCCAGCCATATGAGCTGCTTCATGGCCATTCCCGGCATCTCCCAGGATCGGGTCCTCAAATCCATGGAGCGTTTCGGCAAGGAGGTGCTTCCCATGGTGGAGAAGCGCGTCGGCGATCTCGGCAAGGTCGGCGTGCCCGTTCCGGGAGCGCGCGCGGCATGA